One genomic region from Homalodisca vitripennis isolate AUS2020 chromosome 6, UT_GWSS_2.1, whole genome shotgun sequence encodes:
- the LOC124364781 gene encoding protein asteroid, with translation MGVRGLTTFVKSQEKKYLKSYKLHNCKVLLDGNSIASNLFIWSHIESAFGGDYDKFAKYVKEFFKLLLKCEINPLVVFDGGYEMKKLRTVYSRMKDKYKSIRLAQPLFGSANFPLFMKSVFREVLVELNIPFAQSDFEADDELAALARQLQCPIVSYDSDFYIYDVTYIPLPTVCLEPIPLQNNSLDKNGKPKYYLDCKVYNVDVLINSFGGLDKSMLPLLAVLLGNDYIKRSVFKAFYQHLKIPKGKTNALQRRIKAVIEWLRNETFESAVRKIIGRMKQNRRKYVMKQIKRIVDGYVQCTSILNEYLITPDTTNMLHSTNDVSKGESSRINCQVADIVDHIEKNMEFLNENLEPIENKISDLEDGFLSKNEEAGSEDSASEQSEDDSDLELKNPKTKEIFNSNQNDEIIENPIPNWLLDSARKGSIQPCVIDILVLNQYIVPPQVEDFNLSSAQFISLKILNATVGLLLGKCDNLVKYWVRTGSHLDWFTVEPIHETASLKFPPCGSILEISESLRRAVILEVAEVDLDLTLLPREWHLFVIALVYWLKNMEEPMVTESHLHTMVMCLVTIFTLDSHIGVHRNRQTFKKKYKNFVNRVIENRCKEKGVQQNLNKSCPSLIKNKSEITNPKKELENVSHDDCVLMFESILPYHHLSEEITAKPKLFCVTTVHAFSQFQSCLFNLVVLNSVLGFPLQETCISKLFSGTFVYNMFTNLSKRNNISAYIETFFQNSPSLLRLYKSLINVLEGLLTDVKLYRKPVKSQKKKKIKVNLSDVETLHTEEEEEVVVEENGFLDVNNKFSVLSLEE, from the exons ATGGGTGTACGTGGGTTGACAACATTTGTTAAAagtcaagaaaaaaaatatttgaaaagttacaAACTACACAACTGCAAGGTATTGTTGGATGGAAACAGTATAGCTTCAAACTTGTTCATCTGGAGTCACATAGAATCAGCATTTGGAGGAGATTACGATAAGTTTGCTAAATATGTCAAAGAGTTTTTTAAACTTCTACTAAAATGTGAGATAAATCCACTTGTGGTGTTTGATGGTGGTTATGAGATGAAAAAGTTGAGGACGGTTTATTCTCGAATGAAAGACAAATACAAATCAATTCGCCTTGCCCAGCCCCTCTTTGGATCagcgaattttccattgtttatGAAATCTGTATTTCGAGAAGTATTGGTTGAGTTAAATATTCCGTTTGCTCAAAGCGATTTTGAAGCTGATGATGAGCTTGCCGCTTTAGCAAGACAGTTGCAATGTCCAATTGTGAGTTATGACTCAGACTTTTACATTTATGATGTCACGTATATCCCATTACCTACAGTGTGCCTGGAACCTATTCCACTGCAAAATAATAGTTTGGATAAAAACGGCAAACCCAAGTACTATCTTGATTGTAAAGTCTACAATGTGGACGTTCTCATCAACAGTTTTGGAGGTCTCGACAAAAGCATGCTTCCACTTCTCGCTGTTTTATTGGGAAATGATTACATCAAACGGTCAGTGTTTAAGGCGTTTTATCAACATTTGAAAATTCCGAAAGGAAAAACCAACGCACTTCAGAGACGAATTAAAGCAGTAATTGAGTGGTTAAGAAACGAGACCTTTGAATCTGCAGTTAGAAAG ataataGGCAGAATGAAACAAAACAGaagaaaatatgtaatgaaacaaattaaGAGAATTGTTGATGGGTATGTTCAATGTACAAGCatattaaatgaatacttaatAACCCCTGACACAACCAACATGTTACATTCTACAAATGATGTTAGCAAAGGAGAATCTTCTAGGATAAACTGCCAAGTTGCTGACATTGTTgatcacattgaaaaaaatatggAATTTCTAAATGAAAATTTGGAACCTATTGAGAACAAAATTTCTGATTTAGAGGATGGTTTTCTGTCAAAAAATGAAGAAGCAGGATCAGAGGATTCTGCTAGTGAACAGTCAGAGGACGATAGTGATTTAGAATTAAAGAAtccaaaaactaaagaaatatttaatagtaatcaGAATGACGAAATAATTGAAAACCCCATTCCAAACTGGCTGTTAGATAGTGCACGAAAGGGCAGTATTCAGCCTTGTGTtatagatattttagttttaaatcaatatattgtcCCACCACAAGTTGAAGACTTTAATCTCTCATCTGCACAatttatcagtttaaaaatattaaacgctacAGTAGGGTTGCTGTTGGGAAAATGTGACAATTTGGTCAAATATTGGGTCAGAACTGGTTCACATTTAGACTGGTTCACTGTTGAACCAATCCACGAAACAGCTAGTTTAAAGTTTCCTCCATGTGGTTCTATCTTGGAAATAAGTGAATCTCTCCGTAGAGCCGTGATTTTGGAAGTAGCTGAGGTCGACCTTGATTTAACCTTGCTACCAAGAGAATGGCACTTATTCGTTATAGCTCTTGTTTATTGGTTGAAGAACATGGAGGAACCCATGGTCACTGAGAGCCACCTCCACACAATGGTGATGTGTTTGGTTACGATATTTACTCTTGATAGTCACATCGGAGTGCACAGAAACAGGCAGACTTTCAAAAAAAAGTACAAGAACTTTGTCAATCGAGTTATTGAAAATAGATGTAAAGAAAAGGGTGTgcagcaaaatttaaataaaagttgcCCATCCCtcataaaaaacaaaagtgaAATAACTAATCCAAAGAAGGAGCTAGAAAATGTTTCTCACGACGATTGTGTCTTGATGTTTGAATCAATTTTACCATATCACCACTTAAGTGAAGAAATCACAGCTAAACCCAAGCTGTTCTGCGTTACCACTGTGCATGCTTTTTCGCAATTTCAGAGTTGTCTGTTTAATTTAGTAGTTCTGAACTCCGTTCTGGGGTTTCCACTTCAAGAAACTTGCATCTCCAAACTGTTCTCTGGGACCTTCGTGTACAACATGTTTACCAATCTGTCCAAACGTAATAACATCAGTGCGTATATAGAAACATTCTTTCAAAATTCTCCATCTTTACTAAGGTTGTACAAATCACTGATAAATGTACTAGAAGGTTTGTTGACTGATGTCAAACTTTATAGAAAGCCAGTAAAGtcacaaaaaaagaagaagataaaagtCAATCTCAGTGATGTAGAAACTTTACATACAGAAGAAGAAGAGGAAGTAGTAGTAGAGGAAAATGGATTTTTAGATGTAAACAATAAGTTTTCAGTGTTGTCCTTGGAAGAATGA
- the LOC124364782 gene encoding tRNA (guanine-N(7)-)-methyltransferase non-catalytic subunit WDR4, which produces MACLSSNSEFVSLTCGVKTYLVRLSDSDLFSINHSDIQGKDTSKGKATQSNCDKKHGICGDIDDIGLCLLCSDISPCGNFLAFSTYAKHLCVMNITNSKFIVTNVYNLARGASKIKFTPTSKKIVVADKSGDVYLFDPNEENNEGQLILGHLSLLLDVLVSPNEQLIITCDRDEKIRVSSFPNGYNIVAYCLGHTEFVSSVLFLPHNMNYLVSTSGDGTVRFWDYKCGKELMVCNTFVDIQSLEKADSDDQLVEDLSVITDAAAVFLDSTTSIVCVCLENFKICLVLKCTSESESLHYTISQKICVEDINPWKITINSDIMWMVNCSDIVKVKALTYNPKSGCFENTVLEHISKTVDLLNSKKLIIDSKRNIVNLLFKKTFENVQEYLKRKELRSALHESSNKKIRK; this is translated from the coding sequence ATGGCGTGTTTGTCAAGTAATTCAGAGTTTGTCTCTCTTACATGTGGTGTTAAAACATATCTCGTGCGGTTAAGTGATAGTGATTTGTTTAGCATAAATCATTCAGACATTCAAGGAAAGGATACATCTAAAGGCAAAGCTACTCAAAGCAATTGTGACAAGAAGCATGGCATATGTGGAGACATTGACGATATAGGGTTATGTTTATTATGTTCAGATATATCTCCTTGTGGCAACTTTCTAGCATTCTCTACCTATGCAAAACATCTTTGTGTTATGAacattacaaattcaaaatttattgttactaatgtATACAATCTTGCCAGAGgtgcaagtaaaataaaatttacaccaaCAAGCAAGAAGATTGTGGTAGCAGATAAGTCAGGTGATGTATATTTGTTTGATCCTAATGAGGAAAATAATGAGGGTCAGCTTATTTTAGGACATCTTTCATTGCTTCTGGATGTCTTGGTCTCACCAAACGAACAACTTATCATAACTTGTGATCGAGACGAGAAAATAAGAGTGTCTAGTTTTCCGAATGGATATAACATAGTAGCATACTGTTTGGGTCATACAGAATTCGTAAGTTCTGTTCTTTTTCTTCCACACAATATGAACTATTTAGTTTCAACATCTGGTGATGGCACTGTGCGTTTTTGGGATTATAAGTGTGGCAAGGAATTGATGGTTTGTAATACCTTTGTGGACATACAAAGTTTGGAAAAAGCTGATTCTGATGATCAGTTAGTTGAGGATCTATCTGTAATAACTGATGCAGCAGCAGTCTTTTTAGATAGTACAACATCTATAGTATGTGTATgccttgaaaattttaaaatttgtttagttttaaagtgtACAAGTGAAAGTGAGAGTCTACACTACACCATCAGTCAGAAAATATGTGTAGAAGATATTAATCCTTGGAAGATCACTATAAATTCAGATATAATGTGGATGGTTAACTGTAGTGACATTGTAAAAGTGAAAGCTCTAACTTATAATCCAAAGTCTGGTTGTTTTGAGAATACTGTGTTGGAGCACATTAGCAAGACTGTAGATCTACTAAACAGTAAAAAACTCATAATTGATTCCAAGAGGAATATTGTGAATCTTCTGTTTAAGAAAACGTTTGAAAATGTCCAAGAATACTTGAAAAGAAAAGAACTCAGATCTGCACTACATGAAtcctctaataaaaaaatcaggAAGTAA